Proteins found in one Oribacterium sp. oral taxon 102 genomic segment:
- a CDS encoding YjjW family glycine radical enzyme activase — MKAPVNKLIPFSSVDGPGNRTSVFLQGCNFNCRYCHNPETRALCQNCGECVAGCPSGALSFAPASGENGGRKNRVRFELSRCIGCDHCIRVCRHNASPRIRWMEPAEVYAEVQKNVPFIRGVTVSGGECTLYPVFLRELGRLCLSDGLSYLLDSNGSYDFSEDSAGLLPYIDGVMLDVKAWSGGDHFRAAYVGNEAVKKNMRYLAGQGKLTEVRTVVVPGLFDAEETVRETARALLPYLAKQPIRYKIIAYRPMGVREEYRVYRSPDAETLQRLAGIARQEGMEDIVLI, encoded by the coding sequence TTGAAGGCGCCTGTCAATAAATTGATTCCATTCAGCTCTGTGGATGGTCCGGGCAACCGGACCTCTGTATTTTTGCAGGGCTGTAATTTTAACTGCCGCTACTGCCATAATCCGGAGACGCGGGCGCTCTGCCAGAACTGCGGGGAGTGTGTGGCGGGCTGCCCGAGCGGCGCGCTCTCCTTCGCGCCAGCTTCGGGGGAGAACGGCGGACGGAAGAATCGGGTGCGCTTCGAGCTCTCGCGCTGTATCGGCTGCGATCACTGCATCAGGGTCTGCCGACACAATGCGAGTCCCCGTATCCGCTGGATGGAGCCGGCAGAGGTTTATGCCGAGGTGCAAAAAAATGTCCCGTTTATTCGCGGGGTCACGGTCTCCGGCGGAGAATGCACCCTCTATCCGGTGTTTCTTCGTGAGCTTGGCAGACTCTGCCTCTCCGATGGGCTTTCGTATCTGCTGGATTCCAATGGGAGCTATGATTTTTCGGAGGATTCGGCGGGGCTGCTTCCGTATATCGACGGCGTCATGCTGGATGTCAAGGCATGGTCAGGGGGGGATCATTTCCGGGCTGCCTATGTGGGGAATGAGGCGGTGAAGAAAAATATGCGGTATCTCGCGGGGCAGGGGAAGCTCACAGAGGTGCGTACCGTAGTGGTTCCGGGGCTTTTCGATGCGGAGGAGACGGTACGGGAGACAGCGCGGGCGCTCCTGCCGTATCTTGCGAAGCAGCCGATCCGCTACAAGATCATCGCATACCGTCCGATGGGCGTCCGGGAGGAATACAGGGTTTATCGGAGTCCGGACGCGGAGACGCTGCAGAGACTCGCCGGCATTGCGCGGCAGGAGGGCATGGAGGATATCGTGCTGATTTGA